One window of Anaerolineales bacterium genomic DNA carries:
- a CDS encoding prepilin peptidase produces the protein MFFEWIVPLLAGWIAGWIVNYISDVLPVTRRLSLPACLHCGASFTMRDYLFFQKCPNGHIRSIRVWLVQAAMVGMSLYMYAHPPLKIGYWAGMILLIYFGLVFTIDMEHKLILHPTSIAGAALALTLGFVSRGLENTLWGGVTGLIVMLGFYLFGVLFSKLRARRMQAKGLEADDEEALGQGDVILVTILGLLVGGPTLTLVMIFLSILLGGVVSLLLIVGLMVMRRYNENALMMFIPFGPYFIIGAGIIVYFPDVLKAILHG, from the coding sequence ATGTTTTTTGAATGGATCGTTCCCCTGTTGGCAGGATGGATCGCAGGCTGGATCGTGAACTATATATCTGATGTGCTGCCGGTGACCCGTCGGCTGAGCCTGCCCGCCTGTTTGCATTGCGGCGCATCCTTCACGATGAGGGATTATTTGTTTTTTCAAAAATGCCCGAATGGGCACATCCGATCCATTCGGGTCTGGCTGGTTCAGGCCGCAATGGTTGGAATGAGCCTCTACATGTACGCCCATCCCCCATTGAAAATTGGCTATTGGGCTGGGATGATCCTGTTGATCTATTTTGGGCTCGTGTTTACGATCGACATGGAACATAAACTCATCCTCCACCCAACGAGCATCGCCGGCGCCGCGCTCGCGCTGACTCTTGGCTTCGTTTCGCGCGGGCTTGAGAACACGCTTTGGGGCGGGGTGACCGGTCTGATCGTCATGCTGGGTTTTTATCTTTTCGGGGTACTATTTTCAAAACTCCGCGCAAGACGCATGCAGGCTAAGGGCCTGGAAGCGGATGATGAAGAAGCGCTTGGGCAGGGAGACGTCATTCTCGTTACCATTCTCGGGCTGCTTGTTGGCGGACCAACCCTGACTTTGGTGATGATCTTTCTTAGCATCCTGCTGGGCGGAGTCGTCAGTCTCCTCCTGATCGTCGGCTTGATGGTCATGAGGCGATACAACGAGAATGCCTTGATGATGTTCATTCCATTCGGACCTTATTTCATCATCGGCGCCGGAATCATAGTTTATTTTCCCGATGTTCTTAAGGCGATCCTGCACGGTTAA
- the nuoB gene encoding NADH-quinone oxidoreductase subunit NuoB has product MEENKYEGLNLPNYNIPEDIQNVVSVTTLDRLYNWGRRWSVWPLMFGLACCAIEMIAAQAARYDMARFGMEVMRPTPRQADMMLVSGTVTKKMLPALIRLYNQMPEPKYVVAMGACASSGGPFKEGYNVVAGIDKFLPVDVYIPGCPPTPQALIAGLIKLQEKIDKQSIKKVRWYQKGKADANYVPMPILGPDLIDVRRNAEYKEAAARKEGVA; this is encoded by the coding sequence ATGGAAGAAAATAAGTACGAAGGCTTGAACCTGCCGAACTACAACATCCCCGAAGACATCCAGAACGTGGTATCGGTTACCACGCTCGACCGGCTCTACAACTGGGGGCGCCGCTGGTCGGTCTGGCCCCTGATGTTCGGCCTGGCGTGCTGCGCCATCGAGATGATCGCCGCGCAAGCCGCCCGTTACGATATGGCGCGCTTCGGCATGGAGGTCATGCGCCCCACCCCGCGCCAGGCGGATATGATGCTCGTCTCGGGCACCGTGACGAAAAAGATGCTGCCCGCCCTCATTCGCCTGTACAACCAGATGCCCGAACCCAAGTATGTTGTGGCAATGGGCGCCTGCGCCTCGAGCGGAGGTCCGTTCAAGGAAGGGTACAACGTGGTGGCCGGCATCGATAAGTTCCTGCCCGTCGATGTCTATATCCCCGGCTGCCCACCCACTCCGCAGGCATTGATCGCGGGGCTGATCAAACTCCAGGAAAAGATCGACAAACAATCCATTAAAAAAGTGCGCTGGTATCAAAAAGGCAAAGCAGACGCGAACTATGTGCCGATGCCCATCCTGGGACCCGACCTGATCGATGTGCGCCGCAATGCCGAATACAAGGAAGCCGCCGCCAGGAAGGAAGGTGTCGCATGA
- a CDS encoding winged helix-turn-helix transcriptional regulator, translating to MSTSRQRILAHLKKNRSASSREIARALKLSPPNVRHHLSVLCSDGRVELTSVKNRDGRGRPEKQYSLAQSMLGDNLPALTHAILGAANSKLDMKSVARIILDESGFANQPMSKRLALLIDKLNEMNYQAHWEAGAGGPRIVFGRCPYARVIAGHPEICRIDETLLEQALGRSVEKAKKPEPAIKAACPYFFQTK from the coding sequence ATGTCCACATCCCGTCAGAGAATCCTTGCGCATCTTAAGAAAAACCGCTCCGCTTCATCACGGGAGATCGCGCGCGCGTTGAAACTCTCCCCGCCCAACGTGAGGCATCATTTATCGGTGCTCTGTTCGGATGGGAGGGTGGAATTGACCAGCGTTAAAAATCGCGATGGCAGGGGTAGACCGGAAAAGCAGTATTCGCTGGCACAATCCATGCTGGGAGATAACCTTCCCGCATTAACTCATGCGATATTGGGAGCGGCAAACTCAAAACTGGATATGAAGTCTGTGGCGCGCATCATTTTGGATGAAAGCGGGTTTGCAAATCAACCGATGAGCAAGCGTCTGGCGCTGCTCATCGATAAGTTGAATGAAATGAACTATCAAGCCCACTGGGAGGCTGGCGCAGGCGGGCCGCGCATAGTCTTCGGCCGCTGCCCGTACGCAAGGGTGATTGCCGGCCACCCGGAAATCTGTAGAATCGACGAAACCCTGCTGGAACAGGCGCTCGGACGCAGTGTCGAGAAGGCAAAGAAACCCGAACCGGCTATAAAAGCGGCTTGTCCTTATTTTTTTCAGACAAAATGA
- the glmS gene encoding glutamine--fructose-6-phosphate transaminase (isomerizing): protein MCGIVGYIGPREATPIILNGLKRLEYRGYDSAGIAVINDNQIDIRRDAGKLQQLVDLVSKSPLNGAPGIGHTRWATHGAPSARNAHPHISNSGRMVVVHNGIVENFLELKDDLGSEGVTFHSETDTETIVHLADYHRSAGYSFEEAARRTFKQIEGANVILLLSTDEPDKIIAARIGNAGGVVVGLGEAENFLASDIPAILEHTRRMIFLESRQMVVVTKDSVRIETLDGEEVKPEIHTIAFDAVSAEKGEYRHFMQKEIHEQVRALTDTLAGRVDFKEGRIRLPELNLTPELARRIQRIYITACGTAAYAGMVGKYLIEKIARVPVEVVIGSEFRYSDPIIDENTVVLAISQSGETADTLAAMEEGRRKGGIIWSIVNAIGSQAMRIADGYISMQTGPEIGVASTKAFTAPLVDQYMLAILLADMRGMLEEKTRKELVADLRLVPDLVGRVLDTEPEIEKVAMALKDIKGCLYLGRGINMPIAYEGALKLKEISYIHAEGYPAGEMKHGPIALIDEEMPVLCIAPKDPWHEKMISQIQQAKARGGMVVAVATEGDELVKSMADHVLWIPDAPWMLSPVATVLPLQMLAYHIAAIRGLDVDQPRNLAKSVTVE from the coding sequence ATGTGTGGAATCGTAGGTTATATCGGTCCGCGTGAAGCGACACCGATCATTTTAAACGGATTGAAACGGCTTGAGTACCGCGGCTATGACTCTGCAGGCATTGCCGTGATCAATGACAATCAGATCGACATCCGCAGGGATGCGGGTAAATTACAGCAACTGGTAGACCTGGTGAGCAAATCGCCGCTTAACGGCGCTCCGGGAATAGGACACACCCGCTGGGCGACTCACGGCGCTCCCTCCGCCCGGAACGCGCATCCGCATATCAGCAACAGCGGCAGGATGGTCGTGGTGCATAACGGCATCGTGGAAAACTTCCTGGAGCTGAAGGACGACCTCGGTTCCGAGGGCGTGACCTTTCATTCGGAAACCGATACTGAGACGATCGTGCATCTCGCCGATTATCACAGGTCGGCCGGTTATTCGTTCGAGGAGGCGGCGCGGCGCACCTTCAAGCAGATCGAAGGCGCAAATGTGATCCTGCTGCTTTCAACGGACGAGCCGGACAAGATCATCGCCGCCCGCATCGGGAACGCGGGGGGCGTCGTGGTAGGCTTGGGCGAAGCCGAGAACTTTCTCGCCTCAGACATACCCGCCATTTTGGAGCATACCCGGCGCATGATCTTTCTCGAGTCGCGCCAGATGGTGGTGGTGACCAAAGACAGCGTACGTATCGAAACACTTGACGGAGAGGAAGTCAAGCCGGAGATCCACACGATTGCGTTCGACGCCGTCTCGGCGGAGAAAGGCGAGTACCGTCATTTCATGCAGAAGGAAATCCATGAACAGGTGCGCGCGTTGACCGATACCCTCGCCGGACGTGTGGATTTCAAAGAGGGGCGCATCCGCCTGCCGGAACTGAACCTGACGCCGGAACTTGCCAGGCGCATCCAGCGGATTTACATCACCGCCTGCGGCACAGCCGCCTACGCAGGCATGGTTGGAAAATACCTGATCGAGAAGATCGCCCGCGTCCCAGTGGAAGTGGTGATCGGCTCGGAGTTCCGATACAGCGATCCCATCATCGACGAGAACACGGTAGTGCTCGCCATTTCGCAATCCGGCGAGACGGCCGACACCCTTGCCGCCATGGAGGAGGGACGCCGCAAAGGCGGCATCATCTGGAGCATCGTCAATGCCATCGGCTCGCAAGCCATGCGCATTGCCGACGGTTACATTTCGATGCAGACCGGACCGGAAATCGGCGTGGCATCCACCAAGGCGTTCACTGCCCCGCTGGTCGACCAGTACATGCTTGCCATCCTGCTCGCAGATATGCGCGGGATGCTCGAAGAGAAAACGCGCAAGGAACTCGTCGCAGACCTGCGCCTCGTCCCCGACCTCGTGGGACGTGTGCTCGACACCGAACCCGAGATCGAAAAAGTGGCCATGGCGCTCAAAGATATTAAAGGCTGCCTGTACCTTGGCAGGGGTATCAACATGCCAATCGCCTATGAAGGCGCGTTGAAGCTCAAGGAGATCTCGTACATCCACGCCGAGGGTTACCCTGCCGGTGAGATGAAGCACGGTCCGATCGCCCTGATCGACGAGGAAATGCCTGTGCTTTGCATCGCGCCGAAGGATCCCTGGCACGAAAAGATGATCTCGCAAATTCAACAGGCGAAAGCGCGCGGGGGCATGGTCGTGGCGGTCGCAACCGAAGGCGACGAGCTTGTAAAAAGCATGGCAGACCATGTGCTTTGGATTCCCGACGCGCCCTGGATGCTATCTCCCGTGGCAACCGTGCTCCCGCTGCAGATGCTTGCCTATCACATCGCCGCCATCCGCGGTTTGGATGTGGACCAACCGAGAAACCTGGCAAAAAGTGTGACTGTGGAATAA
- a CDS encoding pilus assembly protein produces MEKNDSREKGQSLVELAISLPVILLIMLASFDFGLALFSYSIVRDAAQEGALYASFNPGNKAEIENRARYILPRGEDEEVFSSPVDLRDEEKVDVEIIVKGRACEGVTKGTANYIQVRVTYFYPILMPFTGDIVGADTIRIRAAASNVILQPPCK; encoded by the coding sequence ATGGAAAAAAACGATTCCCGTGAAAAAGGTCAAAGCCTGGTCGAGCTGGCGATCAGCCTGCCGGTGATACTCCTCATCATGCTCGCGTCGTTCGATTTCGGATTGGCTTTATTCTCCTACTCCATCGTCAGGGATGCGGCACAGGAAGGGGCGTTATACGCCTCCTTCAATCCGGGCAACAAGGCGGAGATCGAAAACCGCGCCCGATATATCCTTCCGCGGGGCGAGGATGAGGAAGTCTTTTCGTCCCCGGTTGACCTCAGGGATGAGGAAAAAGTCGATGTGGAAATCATCGTCAAGGGGAGAGCCTGTGAAGGCGTGACAAAAGGAACCGCGAACTACATCCAGGTCCGGGTAACTTATTTCTATCCGATCCTGATGCCGTTCACGGGCGACATCGTCGGCGCGGATACGATCCGCATCAGAGCCGCCGCTTCAAACGTAATTCTTCAACCGCCATGCAAATAA
- a CDS encoding pilus assembly protein has translation MLRYHQTQKSRSRDGKQATKAQSLVEFAITLPLLILLFTGMVEFGFMLNTYLSVQDSVRSTARRYSTINPFDANGDVDPTFYVSAAEYAIDLLAPAGDPDSRQIVLEPDRDNILISLIGVEVDETTDPDSIVAIERFFTGEYYKHFDDTDPPTLYPDSSIGDFLTANDAEPSDSGLLIIEIYYGYEGTLNLPWTRPFFSPEDPSMLYVSAVMPTIYAKPLDQASP, from the coding sequence ATGCTTCGATATCATCAAACCCAGAAATCCCGCTCCAGGGATGGGAAGCAAGCCACCAAAGCGCAGAGCCTGGTGGAATTTGCAATTACCCTGCCCCTGCTCATCCTCCTTTTCACGGGGATGGTCGAGTTCGGCTTCATGCTGAATACCTACCTGTCGGTCCAGGATTCTGTGCGGTCCACAGCGCGTCGTTACAGCACGATCAACCCGTTCGATGCAAACGGGGATGTCGACCCGACCTTCTACGTAAGCGCCGCGGAATATGCGATCGACCTGCTCGCGCCCGCAGGCGACCCGGATTCGAGGCAGATCGTACTCGAACCTGACCGGGACAATATCCTTATCTCCCTGATCGGGGTGGAGGTGGATGAAACCACAGACCCCGATTCGATCGTGGCGATCGAACGGTTTTTTACCGGTGAATATTACAAACACTTCGATGACACCGATCCCCCAACCCTTTACCCCGACTCAAGCATCGGAGACTTCCTGACCGCGAACGACGCCGAACCCTCCGATTCGGGATTGTTAATCATCGAGATCTATTACGGCTATGAGGGCACCCTAAACCTGCCGTGGACACGACCATTCTTCTCTCCGGAAGACCCGTCCATGCTGTATGTTTCAGCCGTCATGCCGACCATTTATGCAAAGCCATTGGACCAAGCCTCTCCATAG
- a CDS encoding VWA domain-containing protein — MKRLIGKTQAKKSERGQAIVLVAAAFIGLIAMVGLVTDTGLLLIEYGKLKRSVDSAAVAAAQEFRPDPDTGVLNLTAMENAARSFLQINQANNVKDIEVHTCDETGEDRPDLCNPDPVDNPIENRKLVEVTSKADVGFAFLRVIGINSAELTVASIGEAATIDLVLLIDTSGSMAYETSGAPNQSNPGDDPIVCNDADNCQPMRAVKDVALDFVDSLIYFGYDRVAVITMTEQASGPTDAVDRDPTEVLPLTFDQNTILYNIDNLKVFQPRVCDGSNFPGECLQYISGTFNKPYCEIYESAIGDPDPGVRATADPSSCPSSNIGGMLALAQEAFSGSGNPDYSRSDSLWVTVLLASGPANASTPSEADEDDYPYGYCPQNTWLFFLMPDPKPKLCRDAYPDPDNGRSASDPLVTYTNPISGEEMDISEYDAVDYARDMADNLAAMKSGNGVTIYTIGLGENVQTLVANGDTSQGEAEFLLQYIARDAGDSLNSEINHGEYFFAPNNVTLRNIFEIIAQNIATKISE; from the coding sequence ATGAAAAGACTTATCGGGAAGACCCAGGCGAAAAAATCAGAACGCGGGCAGGCGATCGTATTGGTCGCTGCCGCGTTTATCGGGCTGATAGCCATGGTGGGCCTGGTAACGGATACAGGCTTGCTTTTGATCGAGTATGGAAAATTAAAACGAAGTGTCGATTCCGCGGCAGTCGCCGCCGCCCAGGAATTTCGTCCAGATCCAGATACGGGTGTGCTCAACCTGACAGCAATGGAAAATGCCGCGCGCAGTTTCCTCCAGATCAATCAGGCTAATAATGTAAAGGACATCGAGGTCCACACCTGCGATGAAACCGGCGAAGACCGCCCGGACCTATGCAATCCCGACCCGGTCGACAATCCCATCGAGAACAGAAAACTTGTGGAAGTGACCTCCAAAGCGGATGTCGGATTTGCCTTCCTGCGCGTAATCGGCATCAACAGCGCGGAACTCACTGTTGCCTCCATCGGCGAAGCGGCGACCATCGATCTGGTCTTATTGATCGACACGTCCGGCTCGATGGCATATGAAACCAGCGGCGCGCCCAATCAATCCAACCCGGGCGACGACCCGATCGTTTGTAATGATGCCGATAACTGCCAGCCCATGCGCGCTGTAAAAGACGTGGCTTTGGATTTTGTGGATTCCCTGATCTACTTTGGTTACGACCGCGTCGCGGTCATCACCATGACAGAACAGGCGTCGGGACCGACCGATGCCGTCGATCGCGATCCCACAGAGGTGCTGCCCCTTACATTCGACCAGAATACCATTCTTTATAATATCGATAACCTGAAGGTGTTCCAGCCCCGCGTTTGCGACGGGTCAAACTTTCCTGGCGAATGTCTACAGTATATAAGCGGTACATTCAACAAGCCTTATTGTGAAATCTATGAAAGCGCGATCGGCGACCCCGACCCGGGCGTCAGGGCAACGGCTGACCCATCTTCATGTCCATCGAGTAATATTGGCGGTATGCTGGCTTTGGCGCAAGAGGCATTTTCAGGAAGCGGAAATCCGGATTATTCACGGTCTGATTCACTATGGGTAACCGTGCTCCTTGCGAGCGGCCCTGCGAACGCAAGCACTCCCAGCGAAGCTGATGAAGACGATTATCCCTACGGATACTGCCCGCAAAATACCTGGTTATTCTTCCTCATGCCGGACCCGAAACCAAAACTGTGCCGCGATGCCTACCCCGATCCTGACAATGGAAGAAGCGCATCCGACCCGCTGGTGACTTATACAAATCCCATAAGCGGTGAAGAGATGGACATTTCCGAATATGATGCGGTAGATTACGCCCGTGATATGGCAGACAACCTCGCAGCCATGAAAAGCGGAAACGGCGTTACAATCTATACGATCGGTCTGGGTGAAAATGTCCAGACCTTGGTCGCGAATGGAGACACGTCGCAGGGAGAAGCGGAATTTCTCCTCCAATACATTGCCCGGGATGCCGGCGATTCTCTGAATTCTGAGATCAACCACGGCGAGTATTTTTTTGCGCCAAACAACGTCACCCTCCGCAATATCTTCGAGATCATCGCGCAGAACATTGCCACAAAAATTTCCGAATAA
- a CDS encoding DUF2834 domain-containing protein: protein MENTTVKKTLYLSLAILGFILPYYFIINFYTANEMTTLAALAQVLALDWGALIAADLTISVLAAWMFYYSESKRLNMKNWWLYLLATLSVGLSFSLPLFLYFRERHINS from the coding sequence ATGGAAAACACCACAGTGAAAAAGACCCTCTACTTATCCCTGGCAATTCTCGGTTTCATCCTCCCATATTATTTCATCATCAATTTTTATACAGCAAACGAAATGACCACCCTGGCGGCGCTGGCGCAAGTGCTAGCGCTGGATTGGGGCGCGCTCATCGCGGCAGACCTGACGATCTCCGTTCTCGCGGCATGGATGTTCTATTATTCGGAATCCAAACGCCTGAACATGAAGAATTGGTGGTTGTATCTGTTAGCGACGCTGTCGGTCGGGCTTTCCTTTTCGCTTCCCTTGTTCCTGTATTTCCGCGAACGTCATATAAATTCATGA
- a CDS encoding CMP deaminase, protein MRPDWDSYFLKIAYAVSERSTCDRAFVGCVLVREKRILTTGFNGSPAGQGHCDEIGHLMVDGHCVRTIHAETNAIIQAALHGVSTKGSTCYVTHLPCINCTKALINAGITRIVYSVAYRSDENAENFLKNANIEVMQKEITPAP, encoded by the coding sequence ATGCGACCTGACTGGGATTCCTATTTTTTGAAGATCGCCTATGCGGTGTCGGAACGAAGTACCTGTGACCGCGCTTTTGTGGGATGTGTTCTGGTGCGGGAAAAACGGATTCTTACCACCGGTTTCAACGGCTCGCCCGCCGGGCAGGGACATTGCGATGAGATCGGTCATCTCATGGTGGATGGGCATTGCGTCCGAACGATCCACGCGGAGACCAATGCCATCATCCAGGCGGCGCTGCACGGGGTTTCCACTAAAGGGTCGACCTGTTACGTCACGCACCTTCCCTGCATCAATTGCACCAAGGCGCTGATCAACGCGGGAATCACCCGTATCGTTTACAGTGTTGCCTACCGCTCGGACGAGAACGCTGAAAATTTCCTCAAGAACGCAAATATCGAAGTGATGCAAAAAGAGATCACCCCGGCTCCATAG
- a CDS encoding pilus assembly protein — MTPNFFPSPKFRKPWRAQALVEFMVALPVLIILVYGIIELSRLIFIVASVANASRQAARYGAGSGEPNLGVTYYQDCDGIRYVANRSAILTDFDDINITYDRGVTADGEQIPILEIDPSPDADTCPIEDNVIRNGDRIIVQVSASYEPILTLGNIEPLHVVSANARTFLISVPIFGSAFPTGFAAETATPSKVPTRTPLVNATSTEPPTPVPTFNLTFEAYRTLFPRTPTNTLPPTLTFTPSITPNPSKVPTRTSTAINCTGEQGVSHGPLEFDDNVMSMEIFNNTGHTLSTASVYVEWNHDTGGTPSLRLNRVILADQAWTGDLFTPSTFIPAYYPAIPPGGSAIEFHFDQNYNFRDGTERIIITIGNPGCVNYPVDSSN; from the coding sequence ATGACTCCAAATTTTTTTCCATCACCCAAATTCAGGAAACCTTGGCGTGCTCAGGCGCTGGTGGAGTTCATGGTCGCGCTACCGGTTTTGATAATCCTGGTATACGGCATCATCGAGTTATCGCGCCTGATCTTCATCGTTGCCTCGGTGGCGAACGCTTCGCGGCAGGCAGCGCGTTACGGCGCCGGGAGCGGCGAACCGAATTTGGGCGTCACCTACTACCAGGATTGTGACGGGATTCGCTATGTGGCAAACCGCTCCGCGATCCTGACAGACTTCGACGATATCAATATTACATACGACCGGGGCGTGACAGCGGATGGCGAACAGATCCCGATCCTCGAAATCGATCCCAGCCCGGATGCGGACACCTGCCCGATCGAAGACAATGTCATTCGGAATGGAGATCGAATCATCGTGCAAGTCTCGGCATCCTACGAGCCGATCCTGACGCTTGGAAACATCGAGCCGCTCCATGTGGTATCTGCAAACGCGCGCACTTTTTTGATCTCGGTTCCGATTTTCGGATCCGCGTTCCCAACCGGTTTTGCCGCAGAGACTGCGACTCCTTCCAAAGTGCCGACGAGAACGCCTCTCGTCAATGCCACATCCACAGAACCGCCGACCCCGGTGCCCACCTTCAATTTAACTTTTGAAGCCTACCGCACCTTATTCCCGCGCACGCCAACGAACACATTGCCCCCGACATTGACGTTCACTCCCTCGATCACACCCAACCCGAGCAAAGTCCCCACCCGGACTTCAACCGCAATCAATTGCACCGGGGAACAGGGCGTCAGTCACGGTCCTCTCGAATTCGATGATAACGTCATGTCCATGGAAATATTCAACAACACAGGACACACGCTCAGCACCGCCTCGGTCTACGTGGAATGGAATCACGATACGGGCGGCACCCCCTCCCTGCGGCTGAACCGGGTCATCCTGGCCGATCAAGCCTGGACCGGCGACCTGTTCACACCGAGCACATTCATCCCGGCATATTATCCAGCCATTCCCCCGGGCGGATCCGCCATCGAGTTTCATTTCGACCAGAATTACAACTTCCGCGACGGGACCGAAAGAATTATCATCACAATCGGCAACCCGGGCTGCGTGAACTACCCGGTCGATTCGAGTAATTGA
- the iscX gene encoding Fe-S cluster assembly protein IscX: MSLNWEATYAIAMELHRTHKDVNIEEVTLKKIYEWTLELSEFEDDPALANDDILYAIYQDWYEEHIHGRK, from the coding sequence ATGAGTCTGAATTGGGAAGCCACCTACGCCATCGCGATGGAACTTCACAGAACCCATAAAGACGTGAACATCGAGGAAGTTACTCTGAAAAAAATCTACGAATGGACGCTGGAACTTTCGGAATTCGAGGATGATCCCGCGCTCGCGAACGACGACATCCTTTACGCAATCTACCAAGACTGGTACGAGGAGCACATTCATGGAAGAAAATAA